Proteins encoded by one window of Cyclobacteriaceae bacterium:
- a CDS encoding biopolymer transporter ExbD produces the protein MSKFKKKANVKQDIPTSSMPDVVFMLLFFFMVTTQMRETSINVKQQLPEATMLKKLARKSLVAYMYIGEPKKTEEFGKEPKIQVNDVFIEPKDVIQWVNQEKAKLQEFERDQMTVSMKVDVDAKRGIIADVETELRKANARLLLYSTLQKRVEN, from the coding sequence ATGTCGAAGTTTAAGAAAAAGGCGAACGTTAAGCAGGACATTCCCACTTCATCAATGCCAGATGTGGTGTTCATGTTGCTTTTCTTTTTCATGGTAACCACACAGATGCGGGAAACCAGCATTAATGTGAAGCAACAGCTTCCTGAGGCAACCATGTTGAAGAAACTGGCGCGTAAATCGTTGGTGGCTTACATGTACATTGGGGAGCCTAAAAAGACTGAAGAGTTTGGTAAAGAACCCAAAATCCAGGTTAACGATGTATTCATTGAGCCCAAAGATGTAATCCAGTGGGTTAACCAGGAGAAAGCCAAACTTCAGGAATTTGAGCGCGATCAGATGACTGTTTCCATGAAAGTTGACGTTGATGCAAAGCGAGGCATCATCGCAGACGTTGAAACGGAACTGAGAAAGGCGAACGCCCGCCTGTTGCTTTATTCCACCCTGCAAAAGCGTGTTGAAAACTAA
- a CDS encoding MFS transporter → MALELNNPKTLRAWYMYDWANSVYSLVITSAIFPVYYQAVAVTETGSDTISFLGYPIVNSVLYSWSLSASFLIITLILPLLSGMADYTGRKKFFMKIFVYLGGLACMGLYFFTGVETIELAILFSMLASIGYAGSLVFYDAYLPEIASPDRYDRTSAKGYSWGYYGSIILLIFNLVQITFYEWFGFATAGQATRFSFLLVGLWWIGFSQIPFAVLPANPFGRKPKLSALIGGYREILKVWNELKIQTNIRLYLAAYFFFNMGVQTVMYLAATFGSKELQLADEKLIMTVLIIQVVAAFGAYGFARFSEKRGNKLSLMTMIAIWIGVCLAAYFVYNEYQFYALAFTVGLVMGGIQSLSRATYSKIIPSDTVDHASYFSFFDVTFNLSIVMGTFSYGLIEQLTGSMRNSTLVLMSFFVIGMFLLSRVKIKSIRLGT, encoded by the coding sequence ATGGCCCTTGAACTGAATAATCCAAAAACGCTTCGTGCCTGGTACATGTATGATTGGGCTAACTCGGTGTACTCGCTGGTAATTACCTCAGCTATTTTTCCGGTGTATTATCAGGCGGTAGCGGTAACGGAAACCGGAAGCGATACAATCTCCTTCCTCGGATACCCTATTGTTAACTCCGTGTTGTATTCCTGGTCGTTATCCGCTTCATTTCTGATCATTACCCTTATTCTCCCACTTCTTTCAGGTATGGCCGACTATACGGGGCGCAAAAAGTTTTTCATGAAGATTTTTGTGTACTTGGGTGGATTGGCCTGTATGGGGTTGTATTTCTTTACTGGAGTCGAGACCATTGAACTGGCCATTTTATTCAGCATGCTGGCCAGTATAGGGTATGCTGGCAGCCTGGTTTTTTATGATGCATACTTACCTGAGATCGCATCACCCGATCGATATGACCGAACCAGTGCCAAAGGATATTCATGGGGATATTATGGAAGTATTATTCTTCTGATTTTCAATCTGGTGCAAATCACATTTTATGAGTGGTTTGGATTCGCAACCGCTGGACAAGCTACTCGTTTTTCGTTTTTGCTTGTAGGCCTGTGGTGGATTGGATTTTCGCAAATACCTTTTGCTGTTCTTCCTGCTAATCCATTTGGGAGAAAGCCTAAACTAAGTGCATTGATTGGTGGCTATCGGGAAATTTTAAAGGTTTGGAATGAGCTGAAGATTCAAACCAATATCAGGTTATACCTGGCCGCCTATTTCTTTTTTAACATGGGCGTGCAAACCGTTATGTATCTGGCGGCAACCTTTGGCTCCAAAGAGCTACAGTTGGCCGATGAAAAACTGATTATGACGGTATTGATCATTCAGGTTGTGGCTGCTTTTGGTGCGTATGGGTTTGCTCGTTTCTCAGAAAAACGAGGTAACAAGCTTTCTTTGATGACCATGATTGCTATCTGGATTGGCGTTTGTCTGGCAGCTTATTTTGTTTACAACGAATACCAGTTTTATGCGCTGGCTTTTACCGTGGGATTGGTGATGGGTGGAATTCAGTCTTTATCACGTGCTACGTATTCTAAAATCATCCCTTCTGATACAGTTGATCATGCCTCTTACTTCAGCTTTTTTGATGTTACCTTCAACCTTTCGATTGTGATGGGAACGTTCAGCTATGGTTTAATTGAACAACTAACTGGTAGCATGCGCAACAGTACCCTTGTGCTGATGTCGTTCTTTGTCATCGGCATGTTTTTGTTAAGCCGGGTGAAGATAAAAAGTATACGGTTGGGCACTTAG
- a CDS encoding thiamine pyrophosphate-dependent enzyme, with protein MSTVKESKVKYSQARVKEILADYRLACESREASLIGRKEVFMGKAKFGIFGDGKEVAQLAMAKVFRKGDFRSGYYRDQTFMFAIGELSIQQYFAQLYAHTDVEAEPASAGRLMNGHFATRMLDENGKLKNLTELKNSSADISPTAGQMPRLLGLAYASKLFRNNPALNQYTNLSINGNEIAFGTIGNASTSEGMFFETINAAGVLQVPMLMSVWDDDYGISVPQEYHTTKKSISKALAGFARDKSDNGFEILTVKGWDYPALIAAYEKAEKICREEHVPVLVHVTEVTQPQGHSTSGSHERYKSKERLAWEAEFDCIKQMRKWIEEEVLVLPEEIDIIEKEAKESARKAREKAWKAFTSDIQKDQSELILILKKFEDESISEIKTELEKTINPARLDAVKAAKKVLIALRGKDSDAKSELRNWIKRVTEDAEDRYSSHLYSQSDESALNVDIVEPVYAENSPVVDGREVLQACFHAALQRDARVFAFGEDVGRIGDVNQGFAGLQEKFGELRVTDTGIRECTIIGQGIGAALRGLRPIAEIQYLDYFIYALQTLSDDLACLQYRTKGGQKAPLIIRTRGHRLEGVWHAGSPIGMILNSLRGIYLLVPRNMTQAAGFYNTLLRSDDPAVVIECLNGYRLKEQLPENVGEFTIPLGVPEILRAGDDVTVVTYGSMCRIVMEAADTLERAGISCEVIDVQSLLPFDRNHTIVESVKKTNRVVFADEDVPGGASAYMMQQVLEVQQAYQYLDSRPITITAKEHRPAYASDGDYFSKPNPEEVFEKIYDLMREAEPNRFIKI; from the coding sequence GTGAGTACAGTTAAGGAATCGAAGGTGAAGTATTCGCAAGCCCGTGTGAAGGAGATTTTGGCAGATTACCGGCTGGCCTGTGAAAGCCGGGAAGCTAGTTTAATTGGCCGGAAAGAGGTGTTTATGGGCAAGGCAAAATTCGGCATTTTCGGTGATGGCAAGGAGGTTGCGCAATTGGCTATGGCCAAAGTGTTCCGCAAGGGTGATTTTCGTTCGGGATATTATCGTGACCAGACATTTATGTTCGCCATAGGTGAGCTGAGTATTCAACAATATTTCGCTCAACTGTATGCGCATACGGATGTAGAGGCTGAGCCTGCTTCAGCAGGAAGATTAATGAACGGCCATTTTGCCACACGCATGCTTGATGAAAACGGTAAACTGAAAAACCTGACGGAGCTCAAAAACAGCAGCGCTGATATTTCACCAACTGCCGGTCAGATGCCACGGTTACTCGGGTTGGCGTATGCATCAAAATTATTTCGGAATAATCCGGCACTGAATCAATACACCAATCTTTCGATTAACGGAAATGAAATTGCCTTTGGTACTATTGGAAATGCATCAACTTCCGAAGGTATGTTTTTTGAAACGATTAATGCAGCTGGTGTTTTGCAGGTTCCAATGTTGATGTCAGTCTGGGATGATGATTACGGCATTTCTGTTCCACAGGAATACCACACTACCAAGAAAAGTATTTCTAAAGCGTTGGCAGGCTTCGCACGCGATAAATCAGATAATGGATTTGAAATACTAACTGTAAAAGGTTGGGATTATCCAGCATTGATTGCTGCGTACGAAAAAGCTGAGAAGATTTGCCGTGAAGAACATGTACCCGTGTTGGTGCATGTAACAGAGGTAACACAACCGCAGGGACATTCTACATCCGGATCGCATGAGCGGTACAAGTCAAAGGAACGATTGGCCTGGGAGGCTGAGTTTGATTGCATTAAGCAAATGCGCAAGTGGATTGAAGAAGAAGTGCTGGTACTGCCTGAGGAAATCGACATAATTGAAAAGGAGGCAAAAGAAAGTGCCAGAAAAGCTCGCGAGAAAGCATGGAAAGCATTTACCTCCGATATTCAGAAAGATCAATCCGAACTGATTTTAATTTTAAAAAAGTTCGAGGATGAAAGCATTTCTGAAATAAAAACGGAATTGGAGAAGACAATCAATCCGGCACGATTGGATGCTGTTAAAGCGGCAAAGAAAGTGTTGATTGCCCTGCGCGGAAAAGATAGTGATGCCAAAAGCGAATTACGGAATTGGATTAAGCGGGTAACCGAAGATGCAGAAGATCGGTATAGTTCACATTTATACAGCCAGTCTGATGAGTCGGCATTGAATGTTGATATCGTAGAACCTGTGTATGCTGAAAACTCTCCGGTAGTTGATGGGCGTGAAGTATTGCAAGCTTGCTTTCACGCTGCACTCCAGCGCGATGCACGCGTGTTTGCCTTTGGTGAAGATGTTGGTAGGATTGGCGATGTAAACCAGGGCTTTGCCGGCTTACAAGAGAAATTTGGAGAGCTTCGGGTGACCGATACCGGCATTCGCGAATGTACGATCATCGGGCAGGGTATAGGCGCTGCCTTACGTGGCTTGCGCCCGATTGCTGAAATTCAATACCTCGATTACTTTATTTATGCGCTTCAAACCCTTTCGGATGATTTGGCTTGTTTGCAATACCGTACCAAGGGTGGTCAGAAGGCACCTTTAATCATTCGTACACGTGGCCATCGGTTGGAAGGTGTTTGGCATGCAGGCTCACCAATAGGAATGATTTTAAATAGTTTGCGTGGCATTTACCTGTTGGTACCCCGCAACATGACACAGGCTGCAGGATTTTACAATACATTACTAAGATCAGACGATCCGGCAGTGGTAATTGAGTGCCTGAACGGATACCGGCTGAAGGAGCAATTACCCGAAAATGTTGGTGAGTTCACCATTCCGCTTGGCGTTCCTGAAATTCTTCGTGCTGGAGATGATGTTACGGTTGTCACGTATGGATCCATGTGCCGGATTGTAATGGAGGCAGCCGATACGCTTGAACGTGCAGGTATTTCCTGTGAGGTAATTGATGTTCAATCATTACTTCCTTTTGATCGTAATCATACCATTGTTGAATCGGTTAAGAAGACTAACCGGGTTGTATTTGCTGATGAAGATGTGCCGGGTGGAGCCAGTGCTTACATGATGCAACAGGTGTTGGAAGTACAGCAAGCTTACCAATACCTTGACTCACGACCGATAACCATTACGGCCAAGGAGCACCGCCCGGCTTATGCCTCGGATGGGGATTATTTTTCTAAACCGAATCCGGAAGAGGTATTTGAAAAAATTTACGACTTGATGCGTGAGGCGGAGCCAAACAGGTTTATTAAGATATAG
- the ald gene encoding alanine dehydrogenase, whose protein sequence is MIIGVPKEIKNNENRVALTPAGTQELVKRGHTVYVENSAGVGSGFSDDEYTKAGAKMLKTAEEVFSIAEMIMKVKEPIEQEYKLIKKDQLVFTYFHFASYEPLTKAMISSGAVCLAYETVERIDGSLPLLIPMSEVAGRMSIQEGAKYLEKPLKGRGILLGGVPGVKPAKVLILGGGVVGTNAAKIAAGMGADVTIADVNLNRLRYLDDVMPKNVHTVVSNEYTIREMIKDHDLIVGAVLIPGAKAPKLITRDMLKSMRPGTVLVDVAVDQGGCIETCTPTTHENPTFIIDDVVHYCVANMPGAVPYTSTLALTNATLPYAIRLANQGWQKACQESNELRNGLNVMFGEVVYKGVADAFNLPYTDVKKFL, encoded by the coding sequence ATGATTATTGGCGTTCCTAAAGAGATAAAAAACAATGAAAACCGTGTTGCGCTTACTCCCGCAGGCACACAAGAACTGGTAAAGCGTGGACATACCGTTTATGTTGAAAATTCGGCCGGAGTAGGCAGCGGATTTTCGGATGATGAGTATACCAAAGCGGGCGCCAAAATGTTAAAAACTGCTGAGGAAGTTTTCTCGATTGCCGAGATGATCATGAAAGTAAAAGAACCCATTGAGCAGGAATACAAACTGATTAAGAAAGACCAACTCGTTTTCACATACTTTCACTTCGCCTCCTACGAACCGCTTACAAAGGCCATGATTAGCAGTGGCGCGGTTTGTTTGGCGTACGAAACCGTTGAACGGATAGATGGCAGCTTACCGTTGCTGATTCCGATGTCGGAAGTTGCCGGTAGAATGTCCATTCAGGAAGGTGCGAAGTACCTGGAGAAACCCCTAAAAGGTCGTGGTATTTTATTGGGTGGGGTACCCGGTGTTAAACCGGCTAAGGTGTTAATTCTGGGTGGTGGTGTTGTTGGAACCAACGCAGCTAAAATTGCTGCCGGTATGGGTGCTGATGTTACCATTGCTGATGTTAACCTGAACCGCCTGCGTTACCTGGATGATGTGATGCCTAAAAATGTGCACACGGTTGTGTCAAACGAATACACCATTCGTGAAATGATCAAAGATCATGACCTGATTGTGGGTGCCGTACTGATTCCCGGAGCGAAAGCCCCGAAACTGATCACCCGCGATATGCTGAAATCCATGCGCCCCGGCACGGTGCTGGTTGATGTTGCTGTTGATCAGGGTGGTTGTATTGAAACCTGCACCCCTACCACACACGAAAATCCTACCTTCATTATTGATGATGTTGTGCATTATTGTGTAGCCAACATGCCGGGTGCTGTGCCGTATACATCAACACTTGCCTTGACCAATGCAACGCTTCCGTATGCGATTCGTCTGGCGAATCAGGGATGGCAAAAGGCTTGTCAGGAAAGTAATGAGCTTCGTAATGGCCTGAATGTGATGTTTGGCGAGGTAGTGTACAAAGGTGTAGCTGATGCGTTCAATCTGCCCTACACAGACGTGAAGAAATTCCTTTAA
- a CDS encoding biopolymer transporter ExbD, with product MPRATPDIPNASMADIAFLLLVFFLVTTTVANDRGLQIQLPPPPEALPPDMDIKIQERNLFKIQVNSFDNVLVEGNPFTGTPEDLSEMIREFVLNNGADPNSSDSPEKAIVSYKTDRGTSHKKFIEILDAAQQAYYQIYADNAGVSVKRWLELSSDLMDPENRRLYDIGRGKRPDGTPEYPMNLSIAEPTKAGGN from the coding sequence ATGCCAAGAGCTACACCCGATATTCCGAATGCTTCCATGGCAGACATTGCCTTCCTGTTGCTGGTATTCTTTCTTGTAACCACAACAGTTGCCAATGACCGTGGATTGCAAATCCAACTTCCGCCACCACCCGAAGCTTTGCCTCCGGATATGGATATTAAAATTCAGGAGCGGAATCTGTTCAAAATACAGGTAAACTCATTTGATAATGTGCTGGTAGAAGGAAATCCTTTTACAGGTACACCTGAGGATTTATCAGAGATGATTCGGGAGTTTGTTTTAAATAATGGAGCTGACCCGAATTCATCAGATAGCCCTGAGAAGGCAATTGTTTCCTATAAGACTGACCGGGGTACTAGCCATAAAAAATTCATTGAAATTCTGGATGCGGCACAACAAGCCTATTATCAAATTTACGCTGATAATGCAGGGGTTTCAGTGAAACGTTGGCTTGAGTTATCTTCTGATCTTATGGATCCGGAAAACAGGAGATTGTATGACATTGGAAGAGGTAAACGCCCTGACGGAACCCCTGAATACCCAATGAACTTATCAATTGCAGAACCTACTAAAGCAGGAGGAAATTAA
- a CDS encoding asparaginase: MKVKQIQVSGVQSPETARARVLIIYTGGTFGMTHDASGALIPFDFSSIVEHLPTIRNLGLAFTVFSFEKPIDSSNISPDHWKLLAEVIHEQYAAHDGFVILHGTDTMAYTASALSFMLEGLNKPVILTGAQLPIIDPRSDARENLITALEIAAAKKDGNAIVPEVCIYFDYELLRGNRSKKVESMQFDAFDSGNYPALAKAGVKIDYNYSAIRKIDKHELVLHTKLDSSIAILKLFPGISEQVVQSVFSNTALKAVILETYGSGNAPTIPWLITSLEQAVKRGVIVVNVSQCPGGMVVQGKYETSKELMKAGVLSGGDMTTEAALSKLMVLLGTYDMETCKRLVEQNLAGELSS, encoded by the coding sequence ATGAAGGTTAAGCAAATTCAGGTAAGCGGAGTCCAATCTCCCGAAACGGCACGCGCACGTGTGCTCATTATTTATACTGGTGGCACGTTTGGCATGACTCATGATGCATCAGGTGCCTTAATTCCTTTTGATTTTTCTTCTATTGTAGAGCATTTGCCCACCATCCGTAACCTGGGATTGGCCTTTACTGTGTTTTCATTTGAGAAACCAATCGACTCGTCTAACATTAGTCCTGATCACTGGAAGTTACTGGCAGAAGTTATTCATGAGCAATATGCTGCACATGATGGCTTTGTAATCTTACACGGTACAGATACCATGGCGTACACAGCATCGGCATTGAGTTTTATGTTGGAGGGGCTGAATAAACCCGTTATTCTTACCGGAGCACAGTTGCCGATCATCGATCCACGATCGGATGCGCGCGAAAATTTGATAACCGCGCTCGAGATTGCAGCGGCAAAGAAAGATGGTAATGCAATTGTTCCCGAAGTTTGCATTTATTTCGATTATGAATTGCTGCGCGGCAACCGTTCAAAGAAAGTGGAGAGCATGCAGTTCGATGCGTTTGATTCGGGTAATTATCCGGCATTGGCAAAGGCGGGAGTAAAAATTGACTATAATTACAGTGCCATTAGGAAAATTGATAAACATGAATTGGTGCTTCATACCAAACTGGATTCATCAATCGCCATTCTGAAATTATTCCCGGGTATTTCCGAGCAGGTAGTACAATCGGTGTTCAGCAATACTGCCTTAAAGGCTGTTATTCTTGAAACGTATGGCTCGGGAAATGCGCCCACCATCCCTTGGTTAATTACTTCTTTGGAGCAAGCGGTTAAACGAGGCGTCATTGTAGTCAATGTCTCACAATGCCCAGGCGGCATGGTGGTACAGGGCAAGTATGAAACCAGCAAGGAGCTGATGAAGGCTGGGGTTTTAAGTGGAGGAGATATGACCACCGAAGCAGCGCTGTCTAAGCTCATGGTGCTGTTGGGGACTTATGATATGGAGACCTGTAAAAGATTGGTTGAGCAAAACCTGGCGGGCGAACTTTCGTCCTGA
- a CDS encoding AMP nucleosidase has protein sequence MKTKQEIVENWLPRYTGQPLDKFGEYILLTNFDNYVKMFAELHNVPVVGVDKPMRNATAEGITIINFGMGSPNAATVMDCLSAIKPKAALFLGKCGGLKKKNDIGDLILPIAAIRGEGTSTDYFPPEVPALPAFALQKAISTTIRDYNQDYWSGTVYTTNRRVWEWDEDFKAYLRKIRAQAIDMETATIFTTAFYNKIPAGALLLVSDQPMVPEGVKTDVSDQSVTKNFVDLHLKIGIASLKQLINNGMTVKHLRY, from the coding sequence ATGAAGACGAAACAGGAAATTGTTGAAAACTGGCTGCCCCGCTACACCGGACAGCCATTGGATAAATTCGGAGAGTACATTTTGCTCACCAACTTTGATAACTACGTTAAGATGTTTGCCGAATTGCACAACGTGCCGGTTGTAGGCGTGGATAAGCCTATGCGGAATGCAACAGCTGAAGGGATCACCATTATCAATTTCGGGATGGGCAGCCCCAATGCGGCAACTGTTATGGACTGCCTGAGCGCCATAAAACCAAAAGCCGCCCTTTTTCTAGGTAAATGCGGTGGACTAAAAAAGAAGAATGATATCGGTGATTTGATTTTACCGATTGCGGCTATTCGTGGAGAAGGAACATCAACCGATTACTTCCCGCCCGAAGTTCCGGCTCTGCCAGCATTCGCCTTGCAAAAAGCTATCTCCACCACCATTCGTGATTATAATCAAGATTATTGGTCGGGAACCGTATACACAACCAACCGCAGGGTATGGGAATGGGATGAGGATTTTAAAGCATATCTAAGAAAGATCCGTGCACAGGCCATTGATATGGAAACGGCCACCATCTTCACCACGGCATTTTACAATAAAATACCTGCCGGAGCATTACTCCTGGTTTCAGATCAACCCATGGTGCCAGAAGGTGTAAAAACCGATGTCAGTGATCAATCAGTAACAAAAAATTTTGTTGACCTGCATCTGAAGATTGGTATCGCTTCCCTAAAGCAGCTAATCAACAATGGCATGACGGTGAAACACCTGCGCTACTAA
- a CDS encoding MotA/TolQ/ExbB proton channel family protein, translating to MKKQLAILAFLGVLATSTLFAQGATDTTAAEPTPEPQTEAVQPAAVETEAAVEDESMHQVLKNKFIEGDVTFMTPVLICLILGLAFSIERIITLNLATTNTRKLLGQIEDSLAKGGVNAALEVTRNTRGPVASIFTQGLLRYSEGVDMVEKSIVSYGGVEMGKLEKGLIWISLFIALGPMLGFFGTVVGMVQAFADIEAAGDISPNIVAQGMKVALTTTVGGLIVGMVLQVFYNYLVSKIDSLVNEMEDASISLVDILVKHKLVSQK from the coding sequence ATGAAAAAACAACTCGCTATTCTTGCATTCTTAGGGGTACTGGCGACCTCTACTCTTTTCGCTCAGGGAGCAACTGATACTACAGCTGCAGAACCTACCCCTGAGCCTCAAACAGAAGCTGTTCAGCCTGCTGCGGTTGAAACTGAAGCTGCTGTTGAAGACGAATCCATGCACCAGGTTCTTAAAAATAAGTTTATCGAAGGTGATGTGACATTCATGACCCCGGTACTTATCTGTTTGATCTTAGGTCTTGCATTCTCTATCGAAAGAATTATTACCCTAAACCTGGCCACTACGAATACCCGTAAGTTGCTCGGTCAGATTGAAGACTCACTGGCAAAAGGTGGTGTTAATGCAGCGCTCGAAGTTACCCGTAATACACGTGGCCCGGTTGCCTCTATCTTCACACAAGGTCTGTTGCGCTACTCTGAAGGCGTAGACATGGTTGAAAAATCTATCGTTTCTTATGGTGGCGTTGAAATGGGTAAACTTGAAAAAGGTCTTATCTGGATTTCATTGTTCATTGCGCTTGGTCCCATGCTTGGTTTCTTCGGAACGGTTGTGGGTATGGTGCAGGCATTTGCTGATATTGAAGCTGCCGGTGATATTTCTCCTAACATCGTTGCACAAGGTATGAAAGTGGCCTTGACAACAACCGTTGGTGGTCTTATCGTAGGTATGGTGCTACAAGTATTTTATAACTACCTGGTGTCTAAGATTGATTCACTGGTAAATGAAATGGAAGATGCTTCTATTTCATTGGTGGATATTCTGGTTAAGCACAAGTTAGTTTCTCAAAAATAA
- a CDS encoding type I restriction enzyme HsdR N-terminal domain-containing protein encodes MIKLNLPAFDYKLKKADGKVWIFDGIRKKYVVLTPEEWVRQHVVQYLLNRLNYPKSLIKVEASLSYNTLEKRADVIVFDREGKPWMIVECKAPDLKLTQVVAMQVATYNRSLQAPFVVITNGMLVYCFEIQPEIKSLAELPVFS; translated from the coding sequence ATGATTAAACTCAACCTTCCTGCTTTTGATTACAAACTCAAGAAAGCTGATGGAAAAGTATGGATTTTTGACGGCATAAGAAAAAAGTATGTAGTGCTTACCCCCGAAGAGTGGGTGAGGCAACATGTTGTTCAGTATCTGTTGAATCGCCTGAACTATCCAAAATCATTGATTAAAGTAGAGGCTTCCCTTAGCTATAATACCTTGGAAAAACGTGCCGATGTAATTGTATTTGACCGGGAGGGCAAACCCTGGATGATTGTGGAGTGTAAGGCTCCCGATTTAAAGTTGACACAAGTGGTAGCCATGCAGGTAGCAACCTACAATAGATCGCTGCAGGCACCTTTTGTAGTCATTACAAATGGGATGCTGGTCTATTGTTTTGAAATTCAACCAGAGATTAAGTCTCTGGCTGAATTACCAGTTTTTTCTTAA
- a CDS encoding TatD family hydrolase — MNFWTDTHAHIYLEEFDADRADMLARAKQSGVEKIYLPNIDSTSIDRMLELEDKTKDTCFAMMGLHPCSVKKDFEKELYIVESWLSKRSFVAIGEMGTDLYWDKTFWEQQQEAFRIQANWAKQYNVPIVIHSRESLDQTIKLVEELQDGKLTGVFHCFTGTVEHAERIAKLGFYLGLGGVATFKKGGMDEVIPEMDITKIVLETDSPYLAPVPHRGKRNEPAYIPLIAAKVAQLKNISLEELQRITSQNAAALFKSDEG; from the coding sequence ATGAATTTCTGGACGGACACACACGCGCATATTTATCTGGAGGAATTTGATGCCGATCGTGCGGATATGTTAGCGCGGGCAAAGCAGTCAGGTGTTGAAAAAATTTATCTACCCAATATCGACTCCACGTCAATTGACCGGATGCTTGAGCTTGAGGATAAGACAAAGGACACTTGCTTTGCCATGATGGGTCTTCATCCGTGCTCGGTAAAGAAGGACTTTGAAAAGGAACTCTATATAGTTGAGTCGTGGCTTTCAAAAAGGTCATTTGTGGCAATCGGTGAAATGGGAACTGATCTGTACTGGGATAAAACATTTTGGGAACAGCAACAAGAAGCCTTTCGCATTCAAGCCAACTGGGCGAAGCAGTATAATGTTCCGATTGTCATTCACAGTCGGGAAAGCTTAGACCAAACCATTAAGCTGGTAGAAGAATTACAGGATGGAAAATTAACCGGAGTATTTCATTGTTTCACAGGAACGGTTGAGCATGCAGAGCGTATTGCGAAACTTGGTTTTTATTTGGGATTGGGTGGGGTGGCCACATTCAAGAAGGGCGGAATGGATGAGGTGATACCGGAAATGGATATTACAAAAATTGTCCTGGAAACAGACAGTCCGTACCTGGCTCCGGTTCCGCATCGCGGCAAGCGAAATGAACCTGCCTATATTCCGCTTATTGCTGCTAAAGTGGCTCAACTAAAAAATATATCTTTGGAAGAACTTCAACGGATCACATCCCAAAACGCAGCAGCACTTTTTAAATCAGATGAAGGTTAA